A region from the Brassica napus cultivar Da-Ae chromosome C8, Da-Ae, whole genome shotgun sequence genome encodes:
- the LOC106368929 gene encoding probable RNA-dependent RNA polymerase 5 isoform X1: MVTSSSYLICSNQASLHSEIALSNSVETVLKRIYGKHNHHPIKAETRRRLSSIPHELALETLSKVFNVDYVKGTLDGFIKYILDQTVSSVYGSPLQCSGESPVLSPRTPGKKCCRKAIVGAEMSLLDYEVPSPKSLKLEVEGGSTLHVPPQVLALSELEFKKAFLLLSYIPGKNLGQVNITAEEIRQWKDLSMVAYEAAVWDRLGRHSCPSTDRRSLQWDSGNTHYYQCHVSPDGSYRFKGPLMENTGTHLHNVLGDENVLTVKFADVPGEATYCNDIYSTYKEIAKKGIMIGLRRYQFFVFKDGGKEEKKKDFSGKGVKCYFIRTDSTASNDMGQPYIFSGKSIHEARMHFMHVHTLPTLAKYMARFSLILSKTRKLEVDTNGIAFQQIDDIHCRDQNNNDVLDKNQKPCIHSDGTGYISEDLARMCPTDIFKGKRVRSDNMQAPTYGKEPPLLIQFRMFHYGYAVKGTFLLNKKLPPWTVQVRPSMVKVSEDPALSNFSTFNSLEVVTTSNPPRRTKLSRNLVALLSYGGVPDEFFLDILRNTLEESKTVFDNKRAAVRAARNYGDMDEYNALQMIMSGIPLDEPHLKDHLSILLNTEKNDLKAGKLLVTESYYLMGTVDPTGKLKQNEVCVILESGQISGDVLVYRNPGLHFGDIHVLKATYVKALEEYVGNSKYGVFFPQKGPRSLGDEIAGGDFDGDMYFISRNPKLLEHYKPSEPWVSSSPPSKTYSGRKPSELSPEMLEEELFRMFLKARFHSSNVIGAAADSWLRIMDQFLTLGDDRVKETAERKSKMVKTMLKAIDIYYDALDAPKNGAKVDLPLDLKFDSFPHYMERKNKNNFKSTSILGLIYDTVVSQNEEEPPTCEIKKLQCFEDELVPEFYMEKCSRWYLEYKTEMSQAMDENNKKESASEVILKYKHEFYGAAGFEESKKSLEELYLQALVLYNIVYDYAIIKNKVRSCGFVWKVAGPVLCKLYLKKAEEKSIPCSVSVLKELWG; encoded by the exons atggttACTAGTTCCTCCTATCTTATCTgctccaatcaagcttctctgCACTCAGAGATCGCTCTTTCGAACAGCGTCGAAACCGTTCTGAAGAGAATCTACGGGAAACACAATCACCATCCGATAAAAGCCGAGACAAGACGGAGACTCTCTTCGATCCCACATGAACTGGCTTTGGAAACGCTCAGTAAAGTTTTCAATGTGGACTATGTTAAAGGAACCCTTGATGGGTTCATCAAATATATTCTTGACCAGACCGTTTCTTCTGTTTATGGCTCTCCGCTTCAGTGCTCAGGAGAGTCTCCTGTTCTGTCTCCAAGAACCCCAGGCAAAAAGTGTTGCAGGAAGGCCATTGTAGGAGCAGAGATGTCTCTTCTTGATTATGAAGTTccttctcccaagtctttgaaaCTAGAAGTTGAGGGAGGTTCTACTCTGCACGTTCCTCCTCAGGTCTTAGCTTTGAGTGAGCTTGAGTTTAAGAAGGCCTTTCTGCTGCTTAGTTATATTCCAGG GAAAAATCTGGGCCAAGTTAATATAACTGCTGAGGAGATCAGACAATGGAAGGATTTGTCTATGGTTGCATATGAAGCAGCGGTTTGGGACCGTTTGGGCCGGCATTCTTGTCCATCAACAGACCGTAGA TCGCTTCAGTGGGATAGCGGGAACACGCATTATTACCAATGCCATGTTTCTCCCGACGGTAGTTACAGATTCAAG GGTCCTCTTATGGAGAACACTGGAACACACCTGCACAATGTTTTGGGTGATGAGAATGTTCTAACCGTCAAATTCGCTGACGTGCCAGGCGAGGCAACCTATTGTAACGACATATACTCTACCTACAAAGAGATTGCCAAGAAGGGTATCATGATTGGTTTACGCCGTTATCAGTTTTTTG ttttcaaagatggaggaaaagaagagaagaagaaagatttttCTGGAAAGGGAGTGAAGTGTTACTTCATACGCACGGACTCTACAGCTTCGAATGATATGGGACAACCCTATATCTTCTCTGGGAAGTCAATTCATGAAGCACGTATGCATTTTATGCATGTGCATACATTGCCAACTTTGGCCAAATATATGGCAAG GTTTTCTTTAATCCTGTCAAAGACAAGGAAACTTGAAGTTGACACAAATGGGATTGCCTTTCAGCAAATTGATGATATACACTGCCGT GATCAAAACAATAATGATGTTCTTGATAAGAACCAGAAGCCTTGTATACATTCAGATGGAACTGGCTACATCTCTGAGGACCTTGCTCGGATGTGTCCTACTGATATTTTTAAAGGGAAACGTGTCAGAAGCGACAATATGCAG GCACCTACTTATGGCAAAGAGCCG CCTCTGCTGATACAGTTTCGGATGTTTCATTATGGCTATGCTGTTAAGGGGACTTTTCTCTTGAACAAGAAA CTTCCTCCTTGGACCGTCCAGGTTCGACCTTCTATGGTCAAGGTGTCTGAAGATCCAGCCTTGTCTAATTTTAGCACCTTCAACTCCCTGGAGGTTGTCACAACAAG TAATCCACCAAGAAGAACGAAGCTATCAAGAAACTTGGTTGCGCTACTGAGCTATGGAGGTGTCCCTGATGAATTCTTTTTGGATATCTTGCGCAACACGCTGGAAGAGTCCAAAACCGTATTTGACAACAAACGTGCTGCCGTTAGAG CTGCTCGTAATTATGGGGATATGGACGAGTATAATGCTTTGCAAATGATCATGTCTGGTATACCACTTGATGAACCACACTTGAAGGATCATCTCTCTATTCTTCTAAACACAGAGAAGAATGATCTCAAAGCAGGAAAGCTTCTTGTTACCGAATCATACTATCTCATGGGCACAGTAGATCCCACCGGAAAGCTCAAGCAAAATGAAGTCTGCGTCATCCT ggagTCGGGTCAAATTTCAGGGGATGTACTAGTTTACAGGAACCCTGGACTACATTTTGGAGACATACATGTACTGAAGGCTACATATGTTAAGGCCTTGGAAGAGTATGTAGGAAACTCCAAGTATGGTGTGTTCTTCCCTCAGAAAGGTCCAAGATCTTTGGGGGATGAGATTGCTGGTGGTGACTTTGATGGCGACATGTATTTCATATCCAGAAATCCCAAG CTACTAGAACACTACAAACCAAGTGAACCATGGGTGAGCTCTTCTCCTCCTAGTAAAACTTATAGTGGTAGAAAGCCAAGTGAACTCTCACCAGAAATGTTGGAAGAAGAGCTTTTCAGAATGTTTTTGAAGGCAAGATTTCATTCCAG CAACGTTATAGGGGCAGCTGCAGATAGCTGGCTAAGGATAATGGACCAATTCCTCACGTTAGGAGATGATAGAGTTAAGGAAACAGCCGAAAGGAAGAGCAAAATGGTGAAGACTATGCTAAAGGCTATTGATATATACTATGATGCTCTTGATGCACCAAAAAACGGGGCTAAGGTCGATCTCCCGTTAGACTTGAAGTTCGACAGTTTTCCACATTACATGGAGCGTAAAAACAAGAACAACTTCAAGTCCACTTCTATCCTTGGATTAATCTATGACACTGTAGTATCTCAGAATGAAGAGGAACCCCCTACATGTG AAATCAAGAAACTccagtgttttgaagatgaactGGTCCCTGAGTTTTACATGGAGAAATGTAGTCGCTGGTACCTGGAATACAAAACTGAAATGAGCCAGGCGATGGATGAGAATAATAAGAAGGAATCAGCTAGTGAGGTCATCCTGAAATACAAGCAT GAGTTCTATGGTGCGGCAGGGTTTGAAGAAAGCAAGAAAAGCCTTGAAGAGCTCTACCTTCAAGCATTGGTACTGTACAACATCGTCTACGATTATGCCATCATAAAGAACAAAGTTCGTTCTTGCGGGTTTGTCTGGAAGGTTGCAGGACCGGTCTTGTGCAAATTGTACCTTAAGAAAGCGGAGGAGAAGTCAATCCCTTGTTCAGTTTCTGTGCTCAAAGAGCTTTGGGGTTGA
- the LOC106368929 gene encoding probable RNA-dependent RNA polymerase 5 isoform X2, translating to MVTSSSYLICSNQASLHSEIALSNSVETVLKRIYGKHNHHPIKAETRRRLSSIPHELALETLSKVFNVDYVKGTLDGFIKYILDQTVSSVYGSPLQCSGESPVLSPRTPGKKCCRKAIVGAEMSLLDYEVPSPKSLKLEVEGGSTLHVPPQVLALSELEFKKAFLLLSYIPGKNLGQVNITAEEIRQWKDLSMVAYEAAVWDRLGRHSCPSTDRRSLQWDSGNTHYYQCHVSPDGSYRFKGPLMENTGTHLHNVLGDENVLTVKFADVPGEATYCNDIYSTYKEIAKKGIMIGLRRYQFFVFKDGGKEEKKKDFSGKGVKCYFIRTDSTASNDMGQPYIFSGKSIHEARMHFMHVHTLPTLAKYMARFSLILSKTRKLEVDTNGIAFQQIDDIHCRDQNNNDVLDKNQKPCIHSDGTGYISEDLARMCPTDIFKGKRVRSDNMQAPTYGKEPPLLIQFRMFHYGYAVKGTFLLNKKLPPWTVQVRPSMVKVSEDPALSNFSTFNSLEVVTTSNPPRRTKLSRNLVALLSYGGVPDEFFLDILRNTLEESKTVFDNKRAAVRAARNYGDMDEYNALQMIMSGIPLDEPHLKDHLSILLNTEKNDLKAGKLLVTESYYLMGTVDPTGKLKQNEVCVILESGQISGDVLVYRNPGLHFGDIHVLKATYVKALEEYVGNSKYGVFFPQKGPRSLGDEIAGGDFDGDMYFISRNPKLLEHYKPSEPWVSSSPPSKTYSGRKPSELSPEMLEEELFRMFLKARFHSSNVIGAAADSWLRIMDQFLTLGDDRVKETAERKSKMVKTMLKAIDIYYDALDAPKNGAKVDLPLDLKFDSFPHYMERKNKNNFKSTSILGLIYDTVVSQNEEEPPTCEIKKLQCFEDELVPEFYMEKCSRWYLEYKTEMSQAMDENNKKESASEVILKYKHVSVVNKNRLLMLLYIKELIGGMCQEFYGAAGFEESKKSLEELYLQALVLYNIVYDYAIIKNKVRSCGFVWKVAGPVLCKLYLKKAEEKSIPCSVSVLKELWG from the exons atggttACTAGTTCCTCCTATCTTATCTgctccaatcaagcttctctgCACTCAGAGATCGCTCTTTCGAACAGCGTCGAAACCGTTCTGAAGAGAATCTACGGGAAACACAATCACCATCCGATAAAAGCCGAGACAAGACGGAGACTCTCTTCGATCCCACATGAACTGGCTTTGGAAACGCTCAGTAAAGTTTTCAATGTGGACTATGTTAAAGGAACCCTTGATGGGTTCATCAAATATATTCTTGACCAGACCGTTTCTTCTGTTTATGGCTCTCCGCTTCAGTGCTCAGGAGAGTCTCCTGTTCTGTCTCCAAGAACCCCAGGCAAAAAGTGTTGCAGGAAGGCCATTGTAGGAGCAGAGATGTCTCTTCTTGATTATGAAGTTccttctcccaagtctttgaaaCTAGAAGTTGAGGGAGGTTCTACTCTGCACGTTCCTCCTCAGGTCTTAGCTTTGAGTGAGCTTGAGTTTAAGAAGGCCTTTCTGCTGCTTAGTTATATTCCAGG GAAAAATCTGGGCCAAGTTAATATAACTGCTGAGGAGATCAGACAATGGAAGGATTTGTCTATGGTTGCATATGAAGCAGCGGTTTGGGACCGTTTGGGCCGGCATTCTTGTCCATCAACAGACCGTAGA TCGCTTCAGTGGGATAGCGGGAACACGCATTATTACCAATGCCATGTTTCTCCCGACGGTAGTTACAGATTCAAG GGTCCTCTTATGGAGAACACTGGAACACACCTGCACAATGTTTTGGGTGATGAGAATGTTCTAACCGTCAAATTCGCTGACGTGCCAGGCGAGGCAACCTATTGTAACGACATATACTCTACCTACAAAGAGATTGCCAAGAAGGGTATCATGATTGGTTTACGCCGTTATCAGTTTTTTG ttttcaaagatggaggaaaagaagagaagaagaaagatttttCTGGAAAGGGAGTGAAGTGTTACTTCATACGCACGGACTCTACAGCTTCGAATGATATGGGACAACCCTATATCTTCTCTGGGAAGTCAATTCATGAAGCACGTATGCATTTTATGCATGTGCATACATTGCCAACTTTGGCCAAATATATGGCAAG GTTTTCTTTAATCCTGTCAAAGACAAGGAAACTTGAAGTTGACACAAATGGGATTGCCTTTCAGCAAATTGATGATATACACTGCCGT GATCAAAACAATAATGATGTTCTTGATAAGAACCAGAAGCCTTGTATACATTCAGATGGAACTGGCTACATCTCTGAGGACCTTGCTCGGATGTGTCCTACTGATATTTTTAAAGGGAAACGTGTCAGAAGCGACAATATGCAG GCACCTACTTATGGCAAAGAGCCG CCTCTGCTGATACAGTTTCGGATGTTTCATTATGGCTATGCTGTTAAGGGGACTTTTCTCTTGAACAAGAAA CTTCCTCCTTGGACCGTCCAGGTTCGACCTTCTATGGTCAAGGTGTCTGAAGATCCAGCCTTGTCTAATTTTAGCACCTTCAACTCCCTGGAGGTTGTCACAACAAG TAATCCACCAAGAAGAACGAAGCTATCAAGAAACTTGGTTGCGCTACTGAGCTATGGAGGTGTCCCTGATGAATTCTTTTTGGATATCTTGCGCAACACGCTGGAAGAGTCCAAAACCGTATTTGACAACAAACGTGCTGCCGTTAGAG CTGCTCGTAATTATGGGGATATGGACGAGTATAATGCTTTGCAAATGATCATGTCTGGTATACCACTTGATGAACCACACTTGAAGGATCATCTCTCTATTCTTCTAAACACAGAGAAGAATGATCTCAAAGCAGGAAAGCTTCTTGTTACCGAATCATACTATCTCATGGGCACAGTAGATCCCACCGGAAAGCTCAAGCAAAATGAAGTCTGCGTCATCCT ggagTCGGGTCAAATTTCAGGGGATGTACTAGTTTACAGGAACCCTGGACTACATTTTGGAGACATACATGTACTGAAGGCTACATATGTTAAGGCCTTGGAAGAGTATGTAGGAAACTCCAAGTATGGTGTGTTCTTCCCTCAGAAAGGTCCAAGATCTTTGGGGGATGAGATTGCTGGTGGTGACTTTGATGGCGACATGTATTTCATATCCAGAAATCCCAAG CTACTAGAACACTACAAACCAAGTGAACCATGGGTGAGCTCTTCTCCTCCTAGTAAAACTTATAGTGGTAGAAAGCCAAGTGAACTCTCACCAGAAATGTTGGAAGAAGAGCTTTTCAGAATGTTTTTGAAGGCAAGATTTCATTCCAG CAACGTTATAGGGGCAGCTGCAGATAGCTGGCTAAGGATAATGGACCAATTCCTCACGTTAGGAGATGATAGAGTTAAGGAAACAGCCGAAAGGAAGAGCAAAATGGTGAAGACTATGCTAAAGGCTATTGATATATACTATGATGCTCTTGATGCACCAAAAAACGGGGCTAAGGTCGATCTCCCGTTAGACTTGAAGTTCGACAGTTTTCCACATTACATGGAGCGTAAAAACAAGAACAACTTCAAGTCCACTTCTATCCTTGGATTAATCTATGACACTGTAGTATCTCAGAATGAAGAGGAACCCCCTACATGTG AAATCAAGAAACTccagtgttttgaagatgaactGGTCCCTGAGTTTTACATGGAGAAATGTAGTCGCTGGTACCTGGAATACAAAACTGAAATGAGCCAGGCGATGGATGAGAATAATAAGAAGGAATCAGCTAGTGAGGTCATCCTGAAATACAAGCATGTAAGTGTAGTCAACAAGAATCGATTACTAATGCTACTATATATAAAGGAACTCATTGGTGGAATGTGTCAGGAGTTCTATGGTGCGGCAGGGTTTGAAGAAAGCAAGAAAAGCCTTGAAGAGCTCTACCTTCAAGCATTGGTACTGTACAACATCGTCTACGATTATGCCATCATAAAGAACAAAGTTCGTTCTTGCGGGTTTGTCTGGAAGGTTGCAGGACCGGTCTTGTGCAAATTGTACCTTAAGAAAGCGGAGGAGAAGTCAATCCCTTGTTCAGTTTCTGTGCTCAAAGAGCTTTGGGGTTGA
- the BNAC08G36500D gene encoding uncharacterized protein BNAC08G36500D has protein sequence MSTLDSMDAILFSLSRAFCSPFAVFLQIQGCVICLLLALGWLMAAYVRNREVKRIKNSVKAGNSFAFLYQDIDELEHSRQAKLPRVSVIMPLKGFGEHNLHNWRSQITSLYGGPLEFLFVVESTEDPAYHAVSRLLSMYQDHVEAKVVVAGLATTCSQKIHNQLIGAEKIHKDTKYVLFLDDDVRLHPGTVGALTAEMEKNPEIFIQTGYPLDLPSGTLGSYCIYEYHMPCSMGFATGGRTFFLWGGCMMMHADDFRQDRYGVVSGLRDGGYSDDMTLASLAGAHKRLITSPPVAVFPHPLASDLSFGRYWNYLRKQTFVLESYISNVNWIMNKVLFAVHCYLSWGFVAPYVMAVIHITSALRIYIKGYHHLQETTVASGGMSLVILLAICTFIELLSMWNLTRREVTLCNLLSPEAPRLSLAPYNWGLIFIAMLVDNFLYPISAFRSHFSQSINWSGIRYHLRNGKVFKIERRNDMVPAKTDLGGKHLYGKKGAPQKASFLSSLGRNFAHWRQPKKFDV, from the exons ATGTCAACATTGGACTCGATGGATGCGATTCTTTTCTCTCTCAGCAGAGCCTTCTGCTCCCCTTTCGCCGTCTTCCTTCAGATCCAG GGATGTGTTATATGCTTACTCCTTGCTCTTGGCTGGTTGATGGCTGCATACGTCAG GAACCGAGAGGTTAAGAGAATCAAAAACAGCGTGAAAGCTGGCAACAGCTTTGCCTTCCTCTATCAAGATATCGACGAGCTCGAGCACTCTAGGCAGGCTAAACTTCCCAGAGTCTCCGTTATCATGCCTCTCAAAGGTTTTGGAGAACACAATCTGCACAACTGGAGAAGTCAG ATTACCTCTCTCTATGGTGGACCATTGGAGTTCCTATTTGTTGTAGAAAGTACTGAAGACCCTGCTTATCATGCTGTTTCCCGTCTCTTATCTATGTATCAG GATCATGTTGAAGCTAAGGTTGTTGTTGCTGGTTTAGCAACGACTTGCAGCCAGAAAATTCATAATCAGTTG ATTGGAGCTGAGAAAATACATAAAGATACCAAATATGTGTTATTTCTGGACGATGATGTTAGACTGCATCCTGGAACTGTTGGAGCTCTCACCGCTGAGATGGAGAAAAATCCAGAG ATATTTATTCAAACTGGGTATCCTCTAGACTTGCCCTCTGGAACTCTTGGAAGTTATTGCATCTATGAGTACCACATG CCTTGCTCAATGGGATTTGCGACTGGTGGGAGAACATTCTTTTTGTGGGGAGGGTGCATGATG ATGCACGCTGATGATTTCAGACAAGATCGCTATGGTGTTGTCTCTGGCTTACGTGATGGTGGATACTCAGATGATATGACACTTGCCTCTCTAGCAG GTGCTCACAAGAGGCTCATTACATCTCCTCCTGTTGCTGTTTTCCCTCATCCTCTTGCAAGTGATCTAAGTTTTGGACG GTACTGGAACTACTTGAGAAAGCAAACCTTTGTGCTAGAGTCTTACATATCCAACGTTAACTGGATAATGAACAAGGTTTTGTTTGCCGTCCACTGTTATCTATCATGGGGTTTTGTTGCACCATACGTTATGGCTGTCATCCACATCACATCAGCTTTAAGAATCTACATCAAGGGCTATCATCACCTCCAAGAAACCACCGTCGCTTCTGGTG GTATGTCTCTTGTCATACTGTTGGCGATCTGCACCTTCATCGAACTTCTTTCAATGTGGAATTTGACAAGACGAGAAGTGACGCTATGCAATCTTTTATCCCCCGAGGCTCCCCGTCTCTCTCTTGCACCTTACAACTGGGGACTT ATATTCATAGCAATGCTAGTGGACAACTTTCTATACCCGATCTCAGCGTTCCGTTCTCACTTTTCTCAATCCATAAACTGGTCTGGAATTAGATACCACTTGAGAAATGGAAAGGTTTTCAAG ATTGAGAGAAGGAATGATATGGTACCAGCAAAGACTGATTTAGGAGGGAAACACTTGTATGGTAAGAAGGGAGCTCCACAGAAAGCTTCCTTCTTAAGCTCATTGGGAAGAAATTTTGCTCACTGGCGACAACCAAAGAAGTTTGATGTTTAA